CGGTAAGGAGGCAGGGACGATGAGAAATTTTTCCTCGCTGCTCAAAATAGCCGCCCTTATCACCGTTATTGTTGCCTCCGGCGGGGGCATTCCGTTGCAGTCCAGTGCACAACCGGGTCAGGAGAGCCGGATCGAAGCGGCACTCCAGCAGGCGCGGCGGATAGCCGATGAGCTGGCCGAGACGGTTCGCGGCCTTCTCTTCAAGGAACTGGAGAAAGGCGGATATGCCAGTGCCGTGCGCGTCTGCTCGGAAGTCGCACAAGACATCCCGCGCGAATTTACCGCCCGCACCGGGCATTATGTTCGCCGCGTGAGCCTCGGCTATCGCAATCCCAAAGATATTCCCGACGACTATGAGCGGCAGAAGCTCGAAGAATTCGACCGCCTCAATCGAGAGAAGAAGCTGGCGAATGAGTACTTTGAGGTCGTCCGAGAAGGCCAGCGCGACTATCTCCGGTACATGAGGCCGCTCATTGCCGGGCCGATGTGCATCACCTGTCACGGCGAGAAGGCGAACATCCCGCCGGAGGTGAAAGCGATTTTGGCCGAGAAATACCCCGACGACCGAGCAACAGGCTATCACACGGGCGACGTGCGCGGAGCCATCAGCGTGAAGATCGCCTTGCCGACGGATAAGCGATGATGAGGACGGCCCTCGCATCAATGAACAGGGCGCCTTCCCCGCCCGCGCTTTTCTCGCGGTGATTGGGGGTGTGCGTTTCAGCTTGGGGTTGAGCGCGCCGCATAGTTTCCTGGCGCTCTCGCGCTTGCGGGATGAAGTCCTGCACAATCGCGGCACGACATCGCCGCTCGAAATTGATGCGCAGGTGCGCGCCCCCCTGGTCGGCGCAGCCATCTCGTTGGCCGATCGCCGGGAGGCGGCGCCCGGCGTACCATAACGCCCTCGATCAGGCTATAATGCGTTAGCCAACAGAGGGTAGCATGGCGCGTGGACCCAAAGACGTGCGGCGGTTGATTATTCAACTGGCGACCAAACGGCAGAATCCCGGAACAGGCACCAGTTCGGAGCTGCTCCGACGGAGAACCGCTATGATCATATGGCCAGATTTGAAATACATTCTTGGGGACATTCGCTGGGCCACAGTGGGAGAAGTCGCCACTCGACACTACATGCCGGAACGTGCGACGGTGGATTTTAGATATCCTCATAGCGGCGGAAGACGCACCTGCGGCCAGGGAGCGGCCCCAACGCGCTGGCTATCAATATCTCCAGGAACTGACGGGGGGAGGCTCCGC
This is a stretch of genomic DNA from Blastocatellia bacterium. It encodes these proteins:
- a CDS encoding DUF3365 domain-containing protein, whose translation is MRNFSSLLKIAALITVIVASGGGIPLQSSAQPGQESRIEAALQQARRIADELAETVRGLLFKELEKGGYASAVRVCSEVAQDIPREFTARTGHYVRRVSLGYRNPKDIPDDYERQKLEEFDRLNREKKLANEYFEVVREGQRDYLRYMRPLIAGPMCITCHGEKANIPPEVKAILAEKYPDDRATGYHTGDVRGAISVKIALPTDKR